One window of the Wolbachia endosymbiont of Encarsia formosa genome contains the following:
- the tsf gene encoding translation elongation factor Ts, with translation MKMDSSSIRELRDRTGLGLSDCKKALEECDGDIKKAVDRLRTIGFAKADKKSDRVASDGLIAMCLAKNYGVLVKVNCETDFVARNEKFIALVSNLASISCQERCTNLDELKNAKYQDVGTVQEAIMSGTSVLGEKLELSNLCYLETEDGIIAGYVHGDVHGLGKIGALVALQSSGDKQEIGKQIAMHVVAMKPEALSIDDLDQEKLNNERSIIEEQVKSLNKPEEVAKKIVDGRMAKYYEEVVLLEQKFIKDDKMKIADFIESSAVKLANYKLLTLDDANK, from the coding sequence ATGAAGATGGATTCAAGTAGTATAAGGGAATTACGCGATAGAACAGGGCTTGGCTTAAGCGATTGTAAGAAAGCGTTAGAAGAGTGTGATGGTGATATTAAGAAAGCCGTTGATAGGTTACGTACAATAGGATTTGCTAAAGCTGACAAAAAGTCTGATAGAGTAGCTTCAGATGGGCTTATTGCTATGTGCTTGGCTAAAAATTATGGTGTATTGGTTAAAGTTAATTGTGAAACTGATTTTGTTGCTAGAAATGAGAAGTTCATAGCATTAGTTTCAAATTTAGCATCAATTTCTTGTCAAGAACGTTGTACTAATCTTGATGAGTTAAAAAATGCCAAATATCAAGATGTTGGTACAGTGCAGGAAGCTATTATGAGTGGTACATCGGTTCTTGGTGAGAAGTTAGAGTTAAGCAATCTTTGCTACCTAGAGACTGAGGATGGGATTATTGCTGGCTATGTACATGGTGATGTGCATGGCTTAGGTAAGATTGGTGCTTTAGTAGCATTGCAATCATCTGGTGATAAACAAGAGATTGGAAAGCAAATAGCTATGCATGTAGTTGCTATGAAACCTGAAGCTTTATCTATAGATGATTTAGATCAAGAAAAATTAAACAATGAGCGTTCTATAATTGAGGAGCAAGTAAAGAGCTTAAATAAACCTGAAGAGGTAGCGAAAAAAATAGTAGATGGACGAATGGCTAAATACTATGAAGAAGTTGTTCTGCTAGAGCAGAAGTTTATAAAAGATGATAAAATGAAGATTGCTGATTTTATAGAATCAAGTGCTGTTAAATTAGCTAATTATAAGTTACTTACTTTGGATGATGCAAATAAGTAA
- the rpsB gene encoding 30S ribosomal protein S2 has translation MTNLPKVTIRDLAEYGVHFGHKTSRWNAKMAPYIYGVHQQNRIHIIDLRKTLPLLEAAMKALYDVASQDGRILFVGTKFQALDIVASEAVRCGQYYVNDRWLGGMLTNWNTVSSSIKTLIQYEKILNDEDSILTKKELGNIEKKRKKLDKELGGIREMGAVPDILFIIDTNKEHIAVKEAKKLGIPVVGVLDTNSDPDDIAYPISGNDDSRKSIELYCKLAADSILAGIESSLTRSRVKDDELIQEKEGGIVQTKKKRMKDETEREVVVSK, from the coding sequence ATGACAAATTTGCCTAAAGTCACTATACGTGATTTAGCTGAATATGGTGTGCATTTTGGCCATAAAACTAGTCGCTGGAATGCGAAAATGGCCCCATATATATATGGTGTACATCAACAGAATCGTATACACATAATAGACTTACGAAAAACATTACCATTGTTAGAGGCGGCTATGAAAGCTTTATACGATGTTGCATCTCAAGATGGTCGCATTTTATTTGTTGGTACGAAATTTCAAGCTTTAGATATTGTTGCAAGTGAAGCGGTTCGTTGTGGTCAATATTATGTAAATGATCGATGGCTTGGTGGTATGCTTACTAATTGGAACACTGTTTCTTCTTCGATAAAAACTTTGATACAATATGAGAAAATATTAAATGATGAAGATAGTATCTTAACAAAAAAAGAATTAGGAAATATTGAAAAGAAAAGAAAAAAGCTTGATAAAGAATTGGGTGGCATTAGAGAAATGGGAGCAGTTCCTGATATTTTATTCATTATTGATACTAACAAAGAGCATATAGCGGTTAAAGAGGCTAAAAAATTAGGTATTCCTGTAGTTGGAGTACTTGATACCAATTCTGACCCAGATGATATTGCCTATCCTATATCAGGAAATGATGATTCAAGAAAATCAATAGAGCTATACTGTAAATTAGCTGCTGATTCTATATTAGCTGGAATAGAGTCTAGTTTGACAAGGTCTAGAGTTAAGGATGATGAGCTTATTCAAGAAAAAGAAGGGGGTATTGTACAAACTAAAAAGAAGCGTATGAAGGATGAAACAGAAAGGGAGGTAGTAGTAAGTAAATGA